In Malassezia vespertilionis chromosome 7, complete sequence, the following proteins share a genomic window:
- a CDS encoding uncharacterized protein (COG:J; EggNog:ENOG503P391), protein MLQNVLAQAARQCAVRRGAGSVTGLCRRLVTVQEGGIGDSASAPTFESAGLPTNLCAQLRTTFSNVALPTPTQSALIAALLRPNDVVLRAHTGSGKSFALLLAMLAKPRMLFRHAEQAPTAGISALILVPTNELAEQYRTWARTLVSPEITDSLDPVLQVVTRGGDPASQCATLRSTPPHILVGTPTRISELLRDPATAPLLGIETLATLALDEADAIMQLPGRFPSEKQRWKHLAHRAPGIDILNTVLGMRPTYSGGERQPSAGMERSAPRRGPEKRPPEKVRRIQYRGAARNEYVPAMLRRPGDSPLQLVCMSATANSVLRHFLGARTGWLRTNTRDTVQSARWIDFTGLSQGKRGATVLPYEIEHACLVVDAQEEAREHAEATLLPLRNMTFLPARTDTNGEMPAIVPSYSPDPHTPYMPLLEALAFAFAADGVRQGLALVPPRWSLRKTAAALEALGVPARIIEPGAPTDVPGSVLYLLQSTSARGLDIPALTHVYLLGLDAVQDAVHYTHMAGRVSRISDGSGVRPFGKVVTLLHGKDAEDARVASAEQKMSLLYRRVGIVPNAFDLSLLCALADEQAGHSVHASEA, encoded by the coding sequence ATGCTGCAAAATGTGCTGgcccaagcggcgcggcagtgcgctgTGCGTAGGGGCGCAGGGAGCGTTACGGGGCTGTGTAGGAGGTTGGTAACCGTGCAGGAAGGTGGGATAGGAGacagcgcctcggcgcccACGTTCGAAAGTGCAGGACTGCCCACAAACTTGTGcgcacagctgcgcacCACCTTTTCGAACGTGGCCCTACCCACGCCCACGCAATCTGCCCTcattgcggcgcttttgcggCCGAACGATGTAGTACTCCGCGCGCATACGGGCTCTGGAAAGAGCTTTGCACTGCTGCTGGCCATGCTCGCCAAGCCACGCATGCTTTTTCGCCATGCTGAGCAAGCACCGACCGCAGGCATCTCGGCCTTGATCCTTGTCCCTACCAAtgagcttgccgagcagtACCGCACGTGGGCGCGCACACTTGTCTCTCCCGAGATCACCGACTCGCTCGATCCGGTGCTGCAAGTCGTcacacgcggcggcgatcCTGCATCGCAGTGCGCAACACTGAGAAGCACACCGCCGCATATTCTCGTCGGCACGCCGACGCGCATCTccgagctgctgcgcgatcCTGCGACTGCGCCGTTGCTCGGGATCGAGACGCTCGCCACACTCGCTCTCGACGAGGCCGATGCGATCATGCAGCTGCCCGGACGCTTCCCAAGCGAGAAGCAGCGGTGGAAACATCTTGCTCACCGCGCTCCGGGAATTGATATCCTGAACACGGTCCTTGGCATGCGTCCGACCTACTCGGGCGGCGAGCGACAACCGTCTGCGGGCATggaacgcagcgcgccgcgccgcgggcCGGAGAAACGACCACCGGAAAAGGTGCGCAGGATACAgtaccgcggcgcggcgcggaacGAGTACGTTCCTGCAATGTTGCGGCGTCCTGGCGactcgccgctgcagctggtATGCATGTCGGCCACCGCCAACTCCGTCTTGCGCCATTTTctcggcgcacgcacgggATGGTTGCGTACTAATACGCGCGACACCGTGCAGTCCGCTCGCTGGATCGACTTTACAGGGCTTAGCCAGGGAAAACGCGGCGCTACGGTGCTTCCCTACGAGATCGAGCATGCGTGTCTCGTTGTGGATGCGCAGGAGGAGGCGCGAGAGCACGCAGAGGCAACGCTTCTTCCGCTGCGTAACATGACGTTTCTTCCTGCGCGCACAGATACCAATGGCGAAATGCCTGCTATTGTTCCTTCCTATTCGCCGGATCCGCATACGCCATacatgccgctgctcgaagcgcttgcatttGCATTTGCGGccgacggcgtgcgccaaggcctggcgcttgtgccgccgcgATGGAGTTTGCGCAAGACTGCGGCTGCGCTTGAGGCGCTTGGTGTCCCGGCACGTATCATTGAgcctggcgcgccgacggACGTACCTGGTTCAGTGCTTTATCTCTTGCaaagcacaagcgcgcgtgGACTCGATATCCCTGCGCTCACGCATGTATACTTGTTGGGACTcgacgcggtgcaggaTGCAGTACATTATACGCATATGGCCGGGCGTGTTTCGCGGATAAGCGATGGAAGCGGTGTGCGTCCGTTTGGCAAGGTTGTCACGCTCCTGCACGGAAAGGATGCAGAGGATGCGCGAGTCGCAAGTGCCGAGCAGAAAATGTCGCTGCTGTACCGCCGCGTAGGTATCGTGCCGAATGCATTTGATTTGTCGCTTCTATGTGCGTTGGCAGATGAGCAGGCTGGGCATAGTGTGCATGCTAGCGAGGCGTAG
- a CDS encoding uncharacterized protein (SECRETED:SignalP(1-27); TransMembrane:11 (n4-15c20/21o54-75i87-108o114-132i144-169o175-196i259-281o293-313i325-345o351-375i387-409o421-440i); EggNog:ENOG503NWPR; COG:P): protein MAGAMLTPALVGMVLWVALGAFQFGYGISELNALHERFTCSDALGCLHLSESGFGGVTVMFTIGGTVSSLAYSIIARLAKLGRRQGLQVSALFFLLGGLVLGTSQTALSLGLARFLQGLGAGISVVLVPLYLKEISPPELSGEIGILNQVAVVCGIFVAQAGGTAVMLAKSNWHRVPLISAGIAAVQLTIGIFWAIESPVWLESESISLGIVASGPSASGLRRRLWGMSEYEAIEEDDSVDIPPAFSTQHVQPSFRDGLWIVALTQMAQQFSGVNAILYYSTSILSSVMPGRAGTVGLLITLVNALMTFPPIFLVAEDRLGRRRLLLFSTLSMGTLCLVLAYSMMHDNAALSAAALVTVIACFSVGLGPIPFVILPEVLPSQRVSTGSSIGLGINWISNIIVGATFPPLRTALGAYDGHTGGLVFVLFALFNFLAGYFIARDYHYEGIQP from the exons ATGGCCGGTGCGATGCTGACGCCAGCGCTCGTCGGCATGGTCCTATGGGTGGCTCTGGGCGCGTTCCAGTTTGGCTATGGGATATCGGAGCtgaatgcgctgcatgaGCGTTTTACATGCTCCGACGCGCTCGGGTGCCTGCACCTGTCCGAGTCTGGATTTGGCGGCGTGAC GGTCATGTTCACGATTGGCGGCACGGTATCGTCGCTTGCATACAGTATTattgcgcggcttgcaAAGCTGGGACGTCGCCAAGGACTCCAGGTGAGTGCACTCTTTTTTCTCTTGGGCGGTCTCGTGCTGGGCACATCCCAAACTGCATTGTCCCTCGGCCTTGCACGGTTTCTCCAAGGTCTCGGTGCGGGCATTTCTGTCGTGCTGGTTCCACTATACCTGAAAGAGATCTCGCCGCCCGAGCTGAGTGGCGAGATTGGGATCCTGAATCAGGTCGCGGTAGTGTGTGGGATTTTTGTAGCGCAGGCCGGAGGGACAGCTGTGATGCTCGCCAAGAGCAATTGGCACCGTGTTCCCCTAATATCTGCTGGGATCGCAGCCGTGCAGCTCACGATAGGCATCTTTTGGGCGATCGAGAGTCCTGTATGGCTGGAATCAGAGAGTATTTCGCTCGGCATTGTAGCGTCGGGACCCAGCGCCTCTGgtctgcggcgcaggctgtGGGGCATGTCTGAGTACGAGGCGATCGAGGAGGATGACTCGGTGGACATTCCTCCCGCATTTTCGACGCAGCATGTTCAGCCCTCCTTCCGCGACGGTTTGTGGATTGTTGCATTGACGCAGATGGCGCAGCAGTTTAGCGGCGTGAATGCGATCTTGTACTATAGTACAAGCATTCTCTCGTCTGTGATGCCGGGGCGTGCGGGCACAGTGGGTCTTCTCATTACCCTCGTCAATGCACTCATGACCTTTCCGCCAATCTTTCTCGTCGCCGAAGACAGGCTGGGTCGGCGCAGGCTGCTCTTGTTTTCGACATTGAGTATGGGGACATTGTGCCTTGTGCTTGCATACAGTATGATGCACGACAATGCAGCACTTAGCGCGGCTGCTTTGGTCACCGTGATTGCATGCTTCTCGGTGGGCCTTGGCCCAATCCCATTTGTGATCCTGCCCGAAGTGCTCCCGTCACAGCGGGTTTCGACAGGGTCCTCCATTGGGCTTGGAATTAATTGGATCTCGAATATTATCGTCGGCGCAACGTTTCCTCCGCtacgcacggcgctgggtGCGTATGATGGCCATACGGGCGGGCTCGTCTTTGTTCTATTTGCGCTCTTTAATTTCCTCGCGGGATACTTTATTGCGCGCGATTATCATTACGAGGGCATACAGCCATAA
- the YAH1 gene encoding mitochondrial matrix iron-sulfur protein (EggNog:ENOG503P2DF; COG:C), which produces MAAAMRRYTALRRGLRRATPIRMLHTTLPLRHEGIDRPKPGTGIKITFRDANGDNLRTVEANEGDDILSIAHEYDIDLEGACEGSIACSTCHVILEEDAYYQLDEPGDDENDMLDLAFGLTDTCVASEMADGSSRLGCQVKVMREIDGLVVQLPSATRNMYVDGAKPGH; this is translated from the exons atggcagcggcgatgcgtcggtacactgcgctgcggcgcggatTAA GGCGTGCCACACCTATACGCATGCTACATACTACTCTGC CTTTGCGGCATGAGGGAATTGACCGACCCAAGCCGGGCACGGG CATCAAGATCACGTTCCGCGACGCGAATGGGGACAATCTCAGAACTGTGGAAGCGAACGAGGGCGACGATATCCTCAGTATTGCGCACGAGTACGATATCGACTTGGAAGGCGCATGCGAGGGCTCAATTGCATGCTCGACGTGCCATGTTATCCTGGAAGAGGACGCATACTACCAGCTGGACGAACCAGGTGACGATGAGAATGATATGCTGGATCTCGCGTTTGGTTTGACCGATACGTGCGTAGCGAGCGAGATGGCTGACGGTAGCTCGCGGCTTGGGTGTCAAGTGAAAGTAATGCGCGAGATCGACGGGCTCGTAGTGCAGCTGCCTTCAGCGACACGCAACATGTATGTAGATGGCGCAAAACCTGGACATTAG
- a CDS encoding uncharacterized protein (COG:T; EggNog:ENOG503NVF8), with product MNYVQLEKLGEGTYATVYKGRSRLTNEIVALKDIHLDAEEGTPSTAIREISLMKELRHVNVVRLHDVIHTESKLMLVFEFMEQDLKRYMDVHGNRGALDPATVRSFMFQLLKGTAFCHENRVLHRDLKPQNLLINKRGELKLADFGLARAFGIPVNTFSNEVVTLWYRAPDVLLGSRTYSTSIDVWSAGCIMAEMISGIPLFRGRDNTDQLNQIIRILGTPDEQTIKRILHDSPDIQYRPLPRLPKVPFQTLYPKVHPLAIDLLDKLLQFDPTMRISADEALRHPYFTTSAAISTSAQGYDLNASQSFPKNAQDGKTVGAGAV from the exons ATGAACTACGTGC AACTTGAGAAGCTCG GGGAGGGCACGTACGCGACCGTGTACAAGGGCCGCTCGCGCCTCACCAACGAGATTGTCGCGCTGAAGGATATTCACTTGGATGCCGAAGAGGGCACGCCGTCCACAGCCATCCGCGAGATCTCGCTGATGAAGGAGCTGCGACACGTCAATGTTGTGCGGCTGCACGACGTGATTCATACGGAGTCGAAACTAATGCTTGTGTTTGAGTTTATGGAGCAGGACCTGAAGCGGTACATGGACGTGCATGGGaaccgcggcgcgcttgatCCAGCAACAGTACGCAGTTTCATGTTTCAGCTGCTGAAAGGGACTGCGTTTTGCCACGAGAACCGTGTGCTTCACCGCGACCTAAAACCGCAAAACCTGTTGATCAACAAACGCGGCGAGCTGAAACTCGCCGATTTTGGGCTGGCACGCGCGTTTGGGATTCCCGTCAACACGTTCAGCAACGAGGTGGTTACCCTGTGGTACCGCGCACCGGATGTACTGCTCGGTAGCCGCACGTACTCCACGAGCATCGACGTGTGGTCCGCCGGCTGTATCATGGCCGAAATGATCAGTGGCATTCCGCTTTTCCGCGGGCGAGACAATACCGACCAGCTCAACCAGATCATTCGCATCCTGGGAACACCAGACGAACAGACGATCAAGCGGATTCTGCATGACTCACCAGATATCCAGTATAGGCCGCTGCCACGCCTGCCGAAAGTGCCGTTCCAGACACTGTACCCCAAAGTGCATCCATTAGCGATCGATTTGCTGGACAAGCTCTTGCAGTTTGACCCCACTATGCGCATCAGTGCCGATGAGGCATTGCGCCACCCATACTTTACTACCAGTGCCGCCATCTCCACATCCGCGCAAGGGTATGATTTGAACGCATCGCAGTCGTTTCCAAAGAATGCACAAGACGGGAAGACGGTAGGTGCTGGGGCGGTCTGA
- the slp1 gene encoding WD repeat-containing protein slp1 (COG:D; COG:O; EggNog:ENOG503NWFX), protein MASLGIESPLADVSVNVRPRSTVSPARGKPGKSAPKLRQDKEDRVPVFPSEADTRGIVSRDWDGPELTTTRRRSAATVSRGDRYIPNRELGRNSAPSTQPFLEDGGGDTLASTYSPERRGSVPDTMPDPDAAIALEDVCSVELGQRILTFSAAPPTSSGTRDARSRYTPKSKTLPSSLLAANRRRIPMSAERVLDAPAIVSDFYSNVLDWSSQNVIAIALQSAVHTWNSETGETNFLLDLEEESERVGGRGMVNSLQWDANGTVMAVGTDRGYTQIWDVVRGVRLRTLRPDPHGGTDNTAINTLAWAPDGTLNCGYGSGLIREHDVRQRDSITRSLERAHGAQVCGLTWRADSALLASGGNDNVVKVWDRRTSVAKMRKENHNAAVRALAWSPHHSSMLATGGGSTDRCIHFWNTTQNTRVQTIQTDAQITSLQWAPHYREIVSAHGVGSAEGNDGMMCVWAHPSGQKVGEINAHEGRVLHTSLSPDGQLIASVGSDESLKIWRVFEQSAELSKGGQRGILGSMYKGMCAGKGQNGSSRALR, encoded by the coding sequence ATGGCATCACTCGGCATTGAATCGCCACTGGCAGACGTATCTGTAAATGTGCGGCCCCGTAGCACGGTCTcgcctgcgcgcggcaagcctggaaaaagcgcgccgaagcTGCGCCAAGACAAGGAAGACCGTGTGCCTGTTTTTCCGAGCGAGGCAGATACGCGTGGGATCGTTTCTCGCGACTGGGATGGGCCTGAGCTcacgacgacgcggcgccgcagcgcagcgacggtCTCGCGTGGGGACAGGTACATTCCGAATCGCGAGCTTGGCCGCAACAGCGCGCCATCCACACAACCTTTTCTCGaggacggcggcggcgataCGCTTGCAAGCACCTACTCCCCTGAGCGCAGAGGGTCTGTGCCAGATACCATGCCAGATCCCGACGCGGCGATTGCATTGGAAGACGTGTGCAGTGTCGAGCTTGGTCAGCGAATCCTCACCTTTTCCGCAGCACCACCAACTTCGAGCGGaacgcgcgatgcgcgttCGCGATATACGCCCAAAAGCAAGACATTGCCCAGCAGCCTACTCGCCGCGAACCGACGCCGGATCCCCATGTCCGCGGAGCGCGTGTTGGACGCGCCGGCGATTGTCTCCGACTTTTACTCCAACGTGCTCGACTGGTCGAGCCAAAACGTGATTGCGATTGCATTGCAGTCTGCGGTGCATACATGGAACAGCGAGACGGGTGAGACCAATTTCCTGCTGGACTTGGAAGAGGAAAGCGAGCGTGTGGGCGGCCGCGGCATGGTCAATTCGCTGCAATGGGATGCAAATGGCACTGTCATGGCCGTGGGAACCGACCGTGGCTACACACAGATTTGGGACGTGGTCCGTGgcgtgcgtctgcgcacgctgcgtccCGATCCGCATGGCGGCACCGACAACACCGCAATCAATACCCTGGCTTGGGCGCCCGACGGGACCCTCAACTGCGGCTACGGAAGCGGCCTGATTCGCGAGCACGATGTACGGCAGCGCGACTCGATTACGCGCAGCCTGGAGCGTGCACACGGTGCGCAAGTGTGTGGTCTTACGTGGCGCGCGGAcagtgcgctgcttgcgtcggGCGGAAATGACAATGTCGTCAAAGTTTGGGATCGGCGCACGAGCGTCGCAAAAATGCGCAAGGAAAACCACAATGCGGCGGTGAGGGCGCTTGCTTGGTCGCCGCACCATAGCAGTATGCTCGCCACGGGCGGTGGAAGCACAGATCGCTGTATCCATTTCTGGAATACCACGCAAAACACGCGTGTGCAGACAATCCAGACCGATGCACAAATCACGTCTTTGCAGTGGGCGCCACACTACCGCGAAATTGTCTCGGCACATGGCGTAGGCAGCGCCGAAGGAAACGACGGGATGATGTGTGTGTGGGCGCACCCTTCTGGCCAAAAGGTCGGCGAAATTAACGCGCACGAAGGGCGGGTTCTGCACACCTCGCTTTCTCCGGACGGCCAGCTGATTGCGAGTGTCGGCAGCGACGAGAGTCTCAAGATTTGGCGTGTATTTGAGCAGTCCGCAGAGCTTTCCAAGGGCGGCCAGCGTGGAATTTTGGGCTCCATGTACAAAGGGATGTGTGCAGGGAAAGGCCAAAAtggctcgtcgcgcgcgctgcgctag
- the UTP5 gene encoding Small subunit (SSU) processome component (COG:S; BUSCO:EOG09264NJ1; EggNog:ENOG503NWZN): MAKSKAAKPPKSRPAATTALAQSLHGASDTNISAFSADGSLFAQLSQAVDRCRLRVHAAPTSALVADFLLPESVACRAMAWVTVGGADGSADASASKKRKAKAPARAAELDVPHVALGLANGTVLLYSPQLANVVRILVASTADAMNAGITSLSFAHERRMLWASTQNGWVQGWALDDANNDRAPPTRHFLPDTKSPVRLVQCGPDSTILTAHHAVALFSTATEPPAERMHCTGHASPITHLAWAADDAFLSAAEGDRHLYFWRAAPSDRAVQAQGMLTLDAPARRLCTWTAPGEDAGLLLAISERGTADVYRLPTKDAVPKKGLLSMERAASFSLGAHAAELMDAHINDDGTRVCIARARKNVKIVLEEAALRDPSGALLSNVLFGAALPTPDTSADSTTQRYTDTTGAAGARVELPSHAAHAAALFGTEGGLLPELKPLDDSSEAMDEPSLAQRLKALKVQRGEPVEEEDDTEDAQPFVPVGSASLASSLTQALHSGDQALLTASLVHSDPNLIRTTVRRISGPLAVRLLESCVERLSRGGVKSKGALGSARARGIVEWIHQALTCHTAYLMSLPDLVARLAQLHHSLAARLASYQRLLALKGRLELVMSQIDMHMAYTPNEAPLQVQGQKMGKRAQAAELARRQDAVHAREHGQTWIEPEEEEEDIEEIGLDAHDGMLVDDEAISVGSVDEDDLDADLDEQDEEEEEDEEEEEEEEDSSSLEDDLHDESTDADDSDDIASSDDENEHTVEEMLDPASESDEEME; the protein is encoded by the coding sequence ATGGCGAAGAGCAAGGCTGCGAAGCCGCCCAAGTCACGGCCCGCAGCGACCACGGCCCTGGCACAGTCTCTGCATGGCGCTTCAGACACAAATATAAGCGCGTTCAGTGCGGACGGCAGCTTGTTTGCACAGCTCTCGCAGGCCGTGGACCGTTGTCgtttgcgcgtgcatgcagcgccgacgtcTGCACTTGTGGCCGATTTTTTGCTACCGGAGAGTGTCGCATGCCGTGCTATGGCATGGGTAACCGTAGGCGGTGCTGATGGCAGTGCggacgcgagcgcgtccaagaaacgcaaggccaaggcgcccgcacgcgccgccgagctaGATGTAccgcacgtcgcgctcggtcTTGCGAACGGCACTGTGCTGCTCTACTCGCCACAGCTTGCCAATGTAGTGCGCATCCTTGTTGCAAGCACTGCCGATGCGATGAATGCCGGCATCACGAGCCTGTCATTTGCGCATGAGCGCCGTATGCTCTGGGCATCCACGCAAAATGGCTGGGTCCAAGGATGGGCGTTGGACGATGCAAATAACGACCGCGCTCCGCCCACGCGCCACTTTTTGCCGGACACCAAGTCGCCCGTTCGTCTTGTGCAATGTGGTCCCGACTCGACTATCCTCACTGCCCACCACGCCGTGGCACTCTTTTCCACTGCCACCGAGCCGCCGGCGGAGCGTATGCATTGCACAGGCCATGCATCTCCGATTACACACCTTGCCTGGGCTGCAGACGACGCATTCCTAAGTGCCGCTGAAGGAGATCGGCACCTGTacttttggcgcgccgccccaAGCGAccgcgccgtccaagcgcaaggaatGCTTACACTcgacgcgcctgcacggcgcttgtgTACTTGGACAGCCCCGGGCGAGGATGCTGGTCTGCTGCTTGCGATTTCCGAGCGTGGAACTGCCGACGTGTATAGATTGCCAACAAAGGATGCCGTGCCGAAAAAGGGGCTCTTGTccatggagcgcgccgcttctttttctctcggcgcacacgccgcagAGCTGATGGATGCACACATCAATGACGATGGCACGCGAgtgtgcattgcacgcgcacgcaagaATGTCAAGATTGTGTTGGAAGaagctgcgctgcgtgatccaagcggcgcgctgctttccaATGTACtttttggcgccgcgctgcccACGCCGGATACAAGCGCTGACAGCACGACGCAGCGGTACACTGACACGACGGGTgctgccggcgcgcgcgtagAGCTTCCGAgccatgccgcccatgcaGCTGCTCTTTTCGGTACGGAGGGCGGTCTTCTTCCCGAGCTAAAGCCGTTGGACGACAGCAGTGAAGCGATGGACGagccgagcttggcgcagcggctcaAGGCGCTCAAGGTACAGCGTGGAGAGCCTGTagaggaagaggacgaTACCGAAGACGCACAGCCGTTCGTCCCGGTGggcagcgcgtcgcttgcatcCTCGCTTACACAGGCACTTCATTCCGGCGATCAGGCGCTCTTGACTGCTTCCTTGGTGCACTCCGACCCCAACTTGATCCGGACGACGGTGCGTCGCATTTCGGGGCCGCTCGCCGTGCGTCTTTTGGAGAGCTGCGTGGAGCGCTTGAGCCGCGGGGGAGTGAAGAGCAAAGGCGCACTgggcagtgcgcgcgcgcggggAATTGTCGAATGGATCCATCAGGCGCTCACATGTCATACTGCGTACCTCATGTCGCTCCCCGAtcttgtcgcgcgccttgcgcagctgcaccacagtctggcggcgcgccttgcttcGTACCAGCGCCTCTTGGCGCTCAAGGGGCGCTTGGAGCTTGTCATGTCCCAGATTGATATGCATATGGCGTATACACCCAATGAGGCGCCTCTTCAGGTCCAGGGCCAGAAAATGGGGaagcgcgcacaggcagcggagcttgcgcggcgccaagacgcggtgcatgcgcgcgagcatgGCCAGACTTGGATCGAGCctgaggaagaggaagaggataTCGAGGAGATTGGGCTGGATGCTCACGATGGTATGCTTGTGGACGACGAAGCGATCTCTGTCGGCAGCGTGGATGAAGATGATCTTGATGCCGACCTCGATGAGCAGGATgaggaggaagaagaagacgaggaggaggaggaggaagaagaagacTCTTCTTCCCTCGAAGACGACCTCCACGACGAATCCACCGATGCGGACGATAGCGACGACATTGCTAGCTCCGACGATGAGAACGAGCACACCGTCGAAGAAATGCTGGACCCTGCGTCCGAAAGCGACGAGGAAATGGAGTAG